The nucleotide sequence CATTATGTAGTTTGCAATGAGTCTTGTTAGAGCTACGTCAGATATTGCCGGCTAAGTTGAGGCACGTTGAGCCTAACTCCATAATGGATTTTCCAAATGTCACGAAATTTGAAATACATATTTTAACTTGATTTGAGTTCGCGGGACAAGTAGGTGCGAATCGCTCATGGTTTGAAAATTGAACTGTTAAATGCGATATCAGTACGAGTTGCAGCCTGCAGGAAATCTCGTGTACAGAATGTGGTGAGGATACGCAACAGCATTCAATTTTCAAATAGCTATAGTTAGAAACAGGTCCATAGTTTCTAATTCTCTAGTCCTTCCTTGTGTTTAACACATCTTCCCAAGCTTCGTATCGAACGTAAATCTTCTGTTGAGAAAATCCAAATTGAATGATTAGGTCACAAGAACACAATTTATCATACTAGTAGAGACAAAATGTTGCATCCAACCCTGTCCCTGTTGGATTGGTTAAATTTGGTTGTAAACTTGAGAATCCTAGCAAGTCTTCGTTTCTTATAGGTTAACTTTTCATGTGGAGTCCAAACAGTGCCACGATCTTAAGAATTAGTGCTACTCGTACATTTCAATTAACCAAAGATCACATTGTACAAAGTAAGGCTGGAGTAATAGTAATTTTGTTTATCATGTATGCAAATAACATAAGTAAAGAGTACAACATCAACAGTGTATAGTTATATCCTGTGCTGACAAAATAATGACACTGGAAATGAGAAGCACAAATCTCTTGCCTCTTCAAGAATCTCCGATCAGACCTGTCCTCTAATTCTAAAACGCAATAGATACTAATCATCATAATGGGTTTTATCAGGATATCAAAAATTCCTGAAAATGGTTAAGACAAGAAGCTTCTTGCTGGGGAGGTAGCTGTTAACAGTCTTCTGATGACTACGGAAATTTCCTTGTCTCTGCCCCCCCTGAAGCTACTGAGCAGCATGCACCATCAGATCTGGAATGGACAAAACCCCCCCTGAAGCTACTGAGCAGCACGCACCATCAGATCTGGAATGGACAAAACCAAGTTACATGATTATTATACTAAACTGAAATTAGGCCACGACTAAGTTTCTTGATTAAATCTGATTTTAACCATTGACTTTCCAGAAATGATTTAGATAAAGCTTGACTTTCCATTTAGAAGCAATTTCAGAGAGCAGTTTAATGTTTTTCTTTGTTAATGCAAGTAACCATATGTCAACACTTGATCCTCGACCATGCATCTACAAAAGCATAGATGGACTGTCCAAAATCTCCCAAAGAGCCAAGAAGTGGGATTTGCTACCAAGAAGTAAAATCCTTACTTGGGCTCCATATGTATGGCGTATTAGAGTATGTGTATAGTACTTAAGGAGTtcaactgaatttttttttttttggttaatgaGTTCAGTTCGGTTGAAGTTAAGTGCAATATATTTGACAAACTGATACTACACTCGATCTTTAGCCAAAAGGCTAAGAAATTATGATAGATTTAACACTCTGAAACAACCAAGAATGATGATTACCAATTACCAGTTAAACGGATAACAGAATAATATATGCAGGAGATATATTATTAGACCTTTTGATTAACAGCCAAGAAGATCTTATGAAAATTGAACATTTTCACAGCGAAGATGTAAAACAGATATTGGCATTATAAAAAAAGAACAGCCCAGTGCACtgagctcccgctatgcgcagggTCTGGGGAAGGACCGGACCACTGTGCACTGTGCACGAGGGTTGTATTGTCCCGAGCAGCAAGCGACTATTGTACATCAATTTTTAACCCCTTTGCACCTGTGCTTTACTTCCTTAATAGTTGTACCAAATAAGAAGCCAAGGATTATTGTACTTCACGGTTTCTTTTCAGGCAAAAACCGTGAACTTTTGCTCCTCTTTGTACTTGATACACTGTTGAACCATCTATTTACAACTGGAAGATTTCAGGATCCAACATTGCagtgaatttttccttttagattAAATAAGTTAAGAGTTGTCATAGAAGTATAATATCTATTAGGCTAGCAAATTATAGAAAGCCTCATATGTGCATGATTGGATTATGATGGATAGACAAGAATTTGGTCAAATCATATACTTTGAGAGATAAAAACCAGAAGACAAGTCGAAGAAACACAATAATTACCTAAAGACAAATCAAAGACACACAAAAATTACCTACTCTCAGTTGATCTAACCATGACTTActagtccttttttttttttttgatttgtacCTAAAGACAAATAAAAGACACACAAGAGTTACCTACTCCCAGTTGATCTAACCATGACTTACTAGTCTTAGAAGTGACAAGGAACGATAGCAGCACAAACATTCCCATCTTATTGCATGTTTGAGCAACTGAACAAGGGAAAGGGCCATTTCTTCTGGGGCTTTGAAGCAGCGCCAGTTATATTAAAGCAGGGTCAGATTTCTGGAAAAACTTATCAGAAAAAACCAGGATCCATGTCTTTGTCATTCAAGAGGTCCATACTACCCCAATTTAAGAGCAAGTATGAAGCCACGAAACCAAGACCAACCATCCATTAAATCCAATATCAAAAACAACTGCAAATGACGCTATTAACTCCGTGAGGGTCTTTATCAGTTTTAGGGGGTCACATCACTCTCTTTAGTTATCCACATCAAGCTAGCTCATCTGGAAAGAGCTTGACTCTCGGGTTTATTTGGTCACCCCTAAGCTTTGGCTCCCAGATTCCAACTTGCCATTAATAATACTCCCTACAAAATTCTGTATCCTAACTTGATGAGATATAAGTATCAAAGCTAttaattgaaatttaatttaaaaggaAACAAGACTTAAATTGGCGATACATTAAACTTTTTCCTAAATTTGAGCATTAAttagtatataaagtaattttgGTGTTACCAATTTGGTAATGCATCATTACATGTACCAATCGAAGAGAGATAGAAAGAGTTTTTTCCTTCTGAAAGTACACGTTTTAGAAAcaataaatgatgaaaaaaacaGACAAACCAGATCCTATTAGCATATGATTACATACATAATTCAATAGCGTTAGTCTAGAAAGCAGACATCAAGTACAGTAGAGGAAATGGGTGAATAAATTATTTCAATGAAAGTAACAATGTCAACCTCCTTTGGCTTCAGTTACCCCCCCCCCAaccaccccccacccccacccccacccccccacccccaaaaaaaaaaaaaagaaacttgaATATGAAGTCCACCAGCATCTATGCAATCGTAGAAAAGTAAAAAAAGCAAGTTTAGCATACCAGAAATAATTAGATACCAAGGAGACAAGAAAAACAAGATGCCAAAAACAAATCGAGGAAAGGTTACTTACAGTATTACGCGAACTAATCATCCAGGAACCTGATTTTGACGAAGGAGATAGCTGAGAAGATGGCCTCTGGCCTTATTTATTGCAGCAAAACATAGGCACAAATGCTCCTCAAGACCCAGCAGCTCTTCCAGAAAATTGCTATGTTTCCCGTGAAGTTGCTTCACTACCTCCTGGATAGGGTACCGGTCTTTTCCTCTCTCTAGCGCAAAGCGCACAAGGCGCTTGTAATATTCCACTGCATCATATAATCGGCCCACCAAGCAATTTACTGTTTCTAAGTGATTGTGGAGGAAAAAGATCCCCTTTGTTGCATCATCCATCTGCACCAGATGGACTAGTTctttttttgccatttttgaagGGAGGAAAGCAGGGCATATTGGGGCTGCAACAAGGGCGACAAAAGCATGAGTAGCTATAGCAACAGCTGATATGACCACTCCAACAGTAGCTGCAACTAAACATACGACTGAGCCTCTGGTAGCATGGCGGAGAAGTTGGACCTTTGAACGTGACTTGCGTAAAAGAAGGTCGAGCTCACTCTTTAGCTGGAAGTAGCAATGACGCATATCATCGAAGTTATGGGTGTCATGTCCAGGAAAGGGATTGGTGAGGCTGTCAAATTGGAGGAAGATGTCAAACGCCCAATCACATTGAGCTTGTGAAAGGGAATGTCCAGCAGACTCCATGTCCAGGGGAAGGACATCGAGAAGCTTATGAATGGGGGCATACAAGACTCGAGCTTGGTTTACACTTTGAGAGAAAAGGATACAGATACGAGTGGTTTGCTCACTATTGTCAAAGTACTTAGCAATAAGTTGGTTTAGGGCATCTGGTATTATATGCAAAAGTGCCTCTTGGACACACTCATGACTTGGTTTAAGGACATCTTCTAATTGCAGCGGCTCCTCCTGGAACTCAACTTGTGCTACCTCCACACTAAGGTCAGAAGGGACCTCATGGTGGACCTTGGACCATATCTCGCCATATGAAGAAGTTTGAACAGCAAGGGTATATGCTCGTGATAGGTTAACGGTAGGTGAAGGTTGGGAATTTGCTGTGTTATCCTCAACTAAGCCAC is from Nicotiana tabacum cultivar K326 chromosome 18, ASM71507v2, whole genome shotgun sequence and encodes:
- the LOC107832053 gene encoding UPF0496 protein At3g19330 — encoded protein: MLHCLRQLSLTATTDSSPPALEGGLVEDNTANSQPSPTVNLSRAYTLAVQTSSYGEIWSKVHHEVPSDLSVEVAQVEFQEEPLQLEDVLKPSHECVQEALLHIIPDALNQLIAKYFDNSEQTTRICILFSQSVNQARVLYAPIHKLLDVLPLDMESAGHSLSQAQCDWAFDIFLQFDSLTNPFPGHDTHNFDDMRHCYFQLKSELDLLLRKSRSKVQLLRHATRGSVVCLVAATVGVVISAVAIATHAFVALVAAPICPAFLPSKMAKKELVHLVQMDDATKGIFFLHNHLETVNCLVGRLYDAVEYYKRLVRFALERGKDRYPIQEVVKQLHGKHSNFLEELLGLEEHLCLCFAAINKARGHLLSYLLRQNQVPG